The genome window ctgaggtaccgtgtcttgtgaacgattttacgaaaaccccccactctgggtaaatcccatcaactaggtagtacccgtacacgtactcaaccccgtttataaagaaagttcctttgggtcctataccatttacccgatcattgaaaagaggcgagtggtttatgatggtaatatcattatgtgaacctggcataccgaagaacgcatgccatatccaaagatcttgggacgcaaccgcttcaagcatgatggctggcaccccgtgaaatccaccagtgtgagcgccttgccattgggtaggacaaagttcccaaggccatttcatacattctaaactacctagcatcccgggtagcccatgataatctgcgtgatgttccaatatttgttgcatgtcactgaaggagggctttctcaaatatcttttcctataaagttctagaatacacgaacaaaagttgtgaagagtttctctagctacacgtgcagacatttttaaatagtcatccataatgtccgaactattgccgtacgctaactgcctaagtgcggccgtgaccttttgccacgtactaaatcctaattgcccggttacatcgggttcttgttggaaataaacatatttctcctcaagatctctagatattcttaaaaataaatttctactcatacgaaaacgacgcctaaacattttttcatcatacttaggttccgctgagaagtaatcgcttaccaacaaatcgttagcggtgtgccgttcacgagcgatgtaccttctCCTCCGTTTAGGTTGTTGAGTCTCTTCCTCATCCTCTTCGTCTTCCAGgatagctttcaccaccgccGCGATCGTTTGTATAAATATTTCCGCACCgtcgtcagatgatgatgacgattcactgtaacttgaagaactcatggcaatattgtgttttatgtgtttgatattgtgtgagaaaaatgttaaatgtggtaagtatttataaaggaaaaaagatttttttttttaaagtagcCCCCAACGGCTAACCCAACGGCTAGTTTGAATGAGCCATTCACaaaccgccatgtcaccttgctcccCCGCCCGGCTTAAAACCCAAGCCCCAAAGGCCacgcccccaacccaagcccacctggGGTGAccccttgggcgttttcccccaaccgacgccccaacccaagcccataGGCATGGCCTAAGTTGTTTCTCTTTCCTTTTGCCTCTGGAACATAGATACATACATAGATAGGGTTTCCctgcagagagagagagagagagatggcggCATCTTTACGCAGCTTGCTAAGTGGACCATCCGCTGCTACTGTAAGTGATTTTTAATATGTATGTGTATTCTGTAGAACACAACCAACTATGTATGGGTTTGGTTGTGGTTAGATCCGATCCAGCAGAGCAGATGTCTAGATATAATAGGGGTTAATAGTTGTGTTTTGTTTCTCAATTATGAGGCCAGATCTAGTAATTGTTGTTGGTTGTTTAATGGTAAGGTAATGGGGACAAGCAGCAGAAGATGGTGTCATACGGTGGTAGCTTGCGAAGAAGAGACGATGAAGAGAAGTTTCGATAAACAAGCACGGGTTGAGGTTACTCTTTCTCTGGAAGGCTTTGAAGCCTCCGAGTTAAAAGCTATACTTCCGTTGGTGCATCAACGCTTAGGTGTTGCTGAGGCAAGGCAAGTTGTGTATAATCAAATGGCCTCTATCTCTCGGGCACCCGGATTTGTCGATAAACAAGTTCATGTTGCCTGTGACTCCAAAGTACCTTCActgtttttttataatttataatatatataaatatatatatatatatatatatatatataggggagggtttaaatgagaacgctaaatatcgcgagaaccgtgagaacttggtcaaaaacaattcaaattcaaaaatttcttttacacttatcattattattcgaatacaatgttagaaattcaatttacacgtttaaatttacgtgaattcgtaaataaagaaaatttacacatgtgtaagtttgccatttacacatgtgtaaatctgttatatttacacatgtgtaaaaaatctaaaaaactgattttgaaaggagaaatgaattatttgatgttgtaaattcttgttttgatgatgtatcttaattacatagaggtttgtattaaaaaaattggttttgattgcttttttcattcgttctcacggttctcgcaatatttagcgttctcaagataaccctcccctatatatatattgtttttgaccaagttcttacggttttttcatttgttctcacggttctcacaaatatttagcgttctcatttaaaccctcccctatatatatatatatatatatatatatatatatatatatatatatatatatatatatataggggatggttcaaatgaaaaccacttttattgtgaaaacttgaaaactaactaaaaaagcctaaaaaaacctaaaaacatacaattttttttttacaattttttttagaaaaatcgctactttttatatatggaaaaaaatttcaaaaaaaaaaaaattttgtttgtactgcacatgtgcactaatacggaaagcctaaaccacttaacccacccccccaccgacaccccccaaaaacctaaaccccccaccccccccccaaaaaaaaaaaaaaaaaaaaaacctaaattcaccctcccaccaaaagcctaacccccccccccccaccccaaaacctaaacccccccacccccaccccccacgaaaacctaaaactaaaccctaaacataaacccgaaaaaaacctaacccccccacccccaccccctcccccccacacccaaaaacctaatcctaaacctccaaaaaaactaaccctaaaagctaaactagactcaaaaagctaattttaagcatgtaatgcacattgtagtacatgttatattgcacatgtgtactactataataatagtattgaaaacaagacgacaccataaatctttttttatgtcataaaaaatatgctcgaatatacttgaatgaaagataagaaaatttgtgatcttatggtgccatttttgttttaaaatgataacgtatggagaaatgagaaatgtttgaaaagttatatattttttgttccaattttacccctccttcattaaaagtcttcccccctctcctttttagtgggttttagttagttttctagttttcacaataactagtggttttcatttgaaccttcccctatatatatatatatatatatatatatatatatatatagggtgaggttccagcgtgaacaacctcccaagagtgaacagCGTGAACATATCTGGACCGTTGATTAATATGATCATGATATTTGATAGGGGTGGCATGATTGTAATTAATAGTTAAgattttaatgttttattaaaagCAAAAGGGTAATAGTGTAATTAGCATAAAATGGTCATTTAAATAAAAATGGAAGTTTATTTCCATAATTAAAGATAATATCCCGTGATTTTCTATTATATTGTTTGTCAATCTTTTCATATCCCTTTATACCAGAATAAATATCTTATTCCCCTTTTCTTTATACTCAATCGGCGACCATTGCAGTAAATCCTTGAGCGGCAACGGTACGGTTTAATCGCCGGTGAAACAGAGCATTGTTTTCAACAATCAAAGGTACACAATGAAACTGTTAATCGTTAGATGTTTGTGAAAGTTTTTGGCATGTTCCGTTTGTTTTATTAATCAACTAAGAACACCAACCGGAATTAAAGGGTGAATGTTGTGTTAGTGAAGTTGTTTAGTTATGAATCTTAGGTACAATGGTATTATTTGTAGTGCGAGTTATTCGATTATGAGAAATTTTTCGTTGAAGCAGTTAAGAGGAATTAGGGCTTGAATGTTGAGATGCTGTTCTTGTGTTAGCTGATAAAATATAATCCATCAGTACACGTGTGTTTGTTTGCAAAAtcggatgatgatgatgtttaaatattgatgtacacatgtgtatatagtGGTAATCAGATGACATCTGGTatgtttgtttgttatgtttgataCAAAGTTTGCTTAATCACAAATAACGATTTGTGGCATGTTTTTTTTAGTGAGTTTAGGCAAGTCTGTTTGTTGAGTTGTCTAGTAGTATGTTTTGGAAGTACACATGTAAACTGGTTTAAAAAAATTGTGTATTTATATGAAGGTGAACATGCAGGAAAatgtgtacacatgtgtatgtatATTATAAGATGAATTGGGAAGGGATATGTTATGCCTATTATTTGTTGTGATACAGTATTATGTGTTATTTTTTGGTTTTAAATATGATGTTAATGTACAACATCGTAATGTTACGTCAATGGATAATGTTGTACTACTGTGTAATTTCATTTTTGTTTACATTTTGTAGGTTCGAAACGTAACAATGAGAAGACGTAAGTTTTAAGTTTTTTGAAAGATCTCACGATTGAATTGATTGAATGTAGGTGGTAATATTTATAATAGGAACGTATGTCACTTAATGTTGTAGGTGGAAAAAGCGAGAGGATAGATCGTACTTTGGCGCGTAGATTTAGTAACACAATAGATACCCACATTGAATGTTCGGATGACGATGAAACGGACAATATAGGTGAAATTGTTTTAACGAAAAGGTTTTATGGAGATATTTGTCAAGTTGCGCGAGCGACACCGAGTACGTTTACTTTTAATCCCGAATTATTGTTATTTTTTTCATACGTTATGTATACGTCTATTAACTTTTCGTATGTTAGGGTcgcaaaacaaaagaaaaaacagGGAAAGAAAATGCAGTGGTAACGGAACTGAACGAGGTTGCTCAGACGAATGCGTAAGGATCATTTTTGTTTTCATAAATTTCTAGTATGATTCACCGTAGACATGTGTATACCTGGTATATTCGACCAATTTGGGCTTTTAATCAATTTATATTGAAGAACATGTCTAGTTGttcgatgtacacatgtgtatgatATGGTTCTGTATAGTATTCACATGTGTACTTAATTGAACTGCAAACGGTGTTGGGATGTACACATGCGTacgattttatttttttaattatactGTCTATTTTTTGCAGAAAATTGGTATTTGAAACTGAAAGAGAGGTTGGAGTTTGAATGGAAGACAGTCAACAACACCGTGGATTACGGAGTGTTTGTCATAAGGCATATGGAGACATGGTTCGGGGTAACGGCCGATAAGTGGGATAGTGGATTCCCACTTTCGCATAAGGAGACGAAGGCGTGCTTGACACGTTTGAGGAAAAAGTACGCAATAAAGTTAGTTAAATCAGAGGCAAACAAGCACCGCAGTCGCGTATTGGCTGAAGCAGCCCAATATGAAAAGGCGAACGGATTTGGTTGTGTTTAGAACGTCTATGTTGGTTTACAATAGTTAACGTTTTTTGGTTTGAATTCTTCGTATTTTGTTCTATTTTGAAACAGTGGAATTAAAGTTGAATGGGTATTAGTATGGTTTTTATGTATTTTAAACTTATACACAGTTTGTTTATGTCCGTAATGTATGTGTTATTTAATTGAATTAAACGTTTTCACAATATTTTAAATGAGCATAGTTATCACATAGTAAATGTTGGTACACATGAGTATTTGTGATGTAAACATCCAAGTACACCGGTGTACATGCATACTAGCAGATAAGTACACTAATGTACGGTATCCATTTTCTGATTTATGCAATAAACAAGAATGGTATTAGTACGGTATCCGTTTTCAGATTTTTACAATAAACAGGAATGGTTTTTGTGGACCTTTTATCACCGATATAATACGAAGTCATACTGTTAAAAATGGTATTAGTATGGTTTTTATGTATTAAACGTTTTCACAAATATATTAAAGATCATAGTTATCACTTAGTAAAGTTGTTACACATGAGTATTTGTGATGTAAACATCCAAGTACACCGGTGTACAAAAAATAGAAGAGTACCCATAAACAGGGATGTTGCATATTTCTTTATGGACCTTTTTTCATCGATGTAAAACAAAGTCATTCTGTTAAAATACAAAGTGATAATAGGTTTTGTTATGCATTGAACATTCTCAAAAACAATTATGCATCAAACAATCACAAAAGAAATTATCAAAACGGTAGAAAAAACCATAAAACAATTAGAATAAAAGGTACACCaaattgttttcaattgtttgtAAATTCAAGTAATTGCTAAATGTCACTAACGTTATCTTCGCCATCAGTACCGGTTTCGTTTCCTTCGCCATAAGTACCAGTTTCGTTTCCTTCGTCATACTCATACTGTTCATCGTCTTCTTCATCGTCATCTTCTTCGGTAGATGAATCATCCTTCGTTGGCTTACCTTTTTTAAGTGGACAATTCCTTTTATCATGCTTCCTTACCCGGTTTCCACAAAAATTACATTTTCTCCTATGTTTTTTGAATTTCTTTATTGCTATTTCCTTTGGGCCAACCGGTCGTTTATGCTTCCCACATCCTTTATTACGTATTTTATTCGGTGCGGTACAAGATACCTCCTCTGGTATTGCATGCGAAAGAATTTCCTGGTAGACGACAGCCTTCTTATTAACTTCCGGATCATATGGAACTTCTGCAAAGATCTTATCTCTTAATGTCAttcaaaagaatcattcaaagaAACACGGGACAAAACGATGCGGGTCTTAGAATGTTCATTAACTAAGATTATGCTATTGACATGTAATTACCGTgtattatacacatgtgtactatccTGTTGGAGTGTATAGTGTACTATCCTGTTGGAGTGTATAGAACACAGCAGTACACATGTGTACGTCGGACATAAGAGTTATACACAATAAAAAAGATGACTGAAAAATATAGTTCAACCAAAAAAAGACTAAAACTATAATTGAAATATTGCTAATACGAACTAAAACAATGACAGTAGTACATGTTCGTTAGAATCTATGGTCATACGATTACACTACCTGGCCGATCCATTGTTGTAACGAAGACATTATCGCCAATGTTTTGGTCAGAATTGTGATTGTCAATTTCTGGGTCGGCCATGAATGAATTAGAGTATCACCTGCCGGAAAAATTTCAACTATGTTTCAATGTACTCGAACGACACCAATTGaattacaaacacaaaaaaacacgTTCTAACTGTATATTAAAGTTGAAATTGGAAAACAATCAAAAACTGAATAACTATTTAATTGTACAACCTAGGCTACAATGATTAATCGGCTGCAGAAAACAGTAACTACGATGATCAATGAGCAGCAGATAACAACCAATGTAATACAATAACGGATTCGCCGGAATGTTGGTCCGGCTTAACTTTCAAAGTCCAGCGACTGCTGGCGACGACGATGTTAAAGACGACAACAAATGTCCGGCGAGATAATTTTCAGGTTTTGAAAACTGGATGAACGAGGTAACGTTGTTCGTGTGGGACGTGATGAATTCTGGAATTGAAAACTGGTTCATACGAATATTGTGGATCAAATATGAAGAAGATTATGGATGTTTGTTGAATAAATTAAGAAAGATAATgttgaaaaatataaaatatgttaagatttggtaaataaattaaaaataagtTATGATTTTGAAAATGTCAAAGTTATCAACCAATGTTTGAATATATTGTGAAACTGAAaatttctttattgttaagattTTGAAATTAATATGAAAATAATATAAATTGAATATTTACATAAAGTTACAATCTTACCCTTCCTCTATGTATATGAAATCAATGGTTCAGATCAGTTCACGCGGTTCACGCTAGGAaatttgttcacgtttgaacctgatcctatatatatatatatatatatatatatatatatatatatatatatatatatatatatatatatatatatatatatatatataagggaaggCTAGACAGAAAACCCTTAAGTTTTTtgaaaactctggaaactcaaatctcctcccatttttacccaacttctcgacattttttttaaaaaaaaataacatatgtaatatacatgttttaaagtgttttgggccaaaaaaacaaaaaagcgccgaagggatgtttttaaaaaaaataaacaaatttcagcaatgtccggttgcctaacatgtgttaggcacaaaagacagaaacttgctgattttttttaaatcattccttcggcgcttttttgatctttttggcccaaaactcttaaaaacatgtatattacatgtgttatttttttcaaaaaaaatgtcgggaggttgggttttctagggttttctctatatatagggttttctatatagccctcccctatatatatatatatatatatatatatatatatatatataggggagggtttaaatgaaaacgctaaatatcgcgagaaccgtgagaacgaatcaAAAAATCGCGAAAActttgtcaaaaacaattcaaattcaaaatttctttttacacttatcattattattcgaatacagtgttataaatttcatttatacgtttaaatttacgtgaatttgtaaataaagaaaatttacacatgtgtaagtttgccatttacacatctgtaaatttgttatatttacacatgtgtaaaaattctaataaaagtgattttgagaggagaaatgaattatttgatgttgtaaattctttttttgatgttgtattttaattacaatgaggtttgtactaaaaaaatttggttttgattggtttttttattcgttctcacggttctcgcaatatttagcgttctcaagataaccctcccctatatatatatatatatatatatatatatatatatatatatatatatatatatatatatatatatatatacacaaatattgTGGATTATGTGAATGTTATATAGTTGAGGGTTTTATAATAAAGAAAAGATATCCTTTCTTAAATACTAGTGGGGAACCCGCGCGTTGACAGTATGAGGGTGGAAACTTAACTCAAACCTTAAACCTTAAAACGATGAAAAAAATCATATAACAAATGAAAATGCAAACCAACATAAATAAGATGTTAGAAAAACGCCTTATTGAACAGATTTTGATGTAAAATCACAAGTCACATGACAAATGAGAACCAAACTAGAGTAAAACAACATaaacaaaaattcaagaaaaatgCATAATACTTGTTAGCCCATAGATCCTTCCTTTTGCAATTTCTTGTTTCAGCTTTCTTACCACCAATAATAGCCCAACTACAGAGCATATCTTCAGCCCAATTTCCAAGCTTGTTACCAATGTATAAAACAAACCCATTTTATTCTAAACCAAATAAGCCCAATTCTTACTAATCCAACAATTAACCAGACCATATTAATCGCACTTTTATTTAGCACTCTGGCCCATCTCCCAAACTCTAACTATTCGACTACTAATCAGCCACAGTCCAACAAGTATAGCAGCAACTATCCTGGACCAGCATTCATCACTAACATTTTGAGATATACTTCCCTTTATTTTTGCACTCATTAATCAACACCCTGATCCAGCATatgtgtcacgacccccgaccccatctagccggaatcggaagtcgcgagcagtccagtggtaccggtgattattattatttttttttttaaaaacattgcagcggaaatttcatcaggaccgtgagttaggaaaaatatcagagtttagaaacaccggatttttatttaaatagatggaataaattccatgttttacaaaggtagcttttaatgaaaacaatatttcttaaattgatttaattaataaaataagccacttcttgaagtcttttagtgccggatccaatccttactccaatctactgtaattacctgaaatgcgtttttaaaaaggttttgtcagcgggaaatactgagtgagttcattcattttactgaaaacgacacatttgttataatttacagtattaagagtttttacatatgtttattatcaaccaacatttcaagaataggtatttgtcacagaccagctctgtgactgtggtcatatcaccattggctggcccaatgagtgacgtatatcacttacttttag of Helianthus annuus cultivar XRQ/B chromosome 1, HanXRQr2.0-SUNRISE, whole genome shotgun sequence contains these proteins:
- the LOC110936466 gene encoding uncharacterized protein LOC110936466, translating into MADPEIDNHNSDQNIGDNVFVTTMDRPEVPYDPEVNKKAVVYQEILSHAIPEEVSCTAPNKIRNKGCGKHKRPVGPKEIAIKKFKKHRRKCNFCGNRVRKHDKRNCPLKKGKPTKDDSSTEEDDDEEDDEQYEYDEGNETGTYGEGNETGTDGEDNVSDI